From a single Pseudalkalibacillus hwajinpoensis genomic region:
- a CDS encoding YIEGIA family protein, with amino-acid sequence MNEYTFSILFGVISGTLARIYMFRTDYRQYPTYPHGMIIHLALGFIAASLGSLVVPSIMEEEFTAVTFLTLAASQFREVRNMERKTLTEMDSLELVPRGASYIEGIAVTFEGRNYLVIFISFVSSFAYLAINMWAAFVAAFLSFLVAKKYMTGSKLGEIALIEQSTVTFKGAGLYVDNIYIMNIGIPARQKEILAHGLGFIISPKNFDARSTIGNLGQRQAILHDLAISLGVYRDSGTPALVPLIKRDLDDGRIGVFILPQNKSAELAIKVISKVPTLENAIRMPTETKEKGSDQS; translated from the coding sequence ATGAATGAGTACACTTTTTCTATTCTGTTCGGGGTGATTTCTGGTACGTTAGCCCGTATTTATATGTTTCGTACCGATTATCGGCAATACCCGACTTACCCGCATGGCATGATCATTCATTTAGCTTTAGGTTTTATAGCTGCCTCGCTTGGATCACTTGTTGTACCTTCCATTATGGAAGAAGAGTTTACAGCTGTAACGTTCCTTACACTGGCTGCTTCTCAGTTTAGAGAAGTTCGAAATATGGAAAGAAAAACGCTGACTGAAATGGATTCGCTTGAACTGGTTCCAAGGGGAGCATCCTATATAGAAGGAATTGCGGTAACCTTCGAAGGAAGGAATTATCTCGTTATTTTTATTTCATTTGTCTCCTCATTTGCTTATCTGGCGATCAATATGTGGGCAGCATTCGTAGCTGCGTTTCTTTCATTTCTTGTGGCTAAAAAGTACATGACAGGGAGCAAACTTGGGGAAATCGCTTTGATCGAGCAGTCTACTGTTACTTTCAAAGGAGCAGGTCTATATGTGGATAATATTTATATTATGAACATTGGTATTCCTGCAAGACAAAAGGAAATCCTTGCTCATGGACTTGGATTTATTATTAGTCCGAAAAATTTCGATGCAAGATCAACAATTGGAAATCTAGGTCAACGTCAGGCCATTCTTCATGATTTGGCTATTTCACTCGGGGTGTACAGAGATTCGGGCACTCCGGCTCTTGTTCCTCTTATTAAGCGAGACTTAGACGACGGAAGAATAGGAGTTTTCATTCTTCCTCAAAACAAAAGTGCTGAACTCGCAA